AGGCGATCACCGAGCCGGCCGAGCTGATCGACTACCTCTCCGTGGTGGGGCGGCTCGAGGCACGGCTGGCCTCGATGCGACTCGCGGCGGAGGCTGCGTTCGCGGCCAAGGCGTGCCCGGACTCGACGAGCACTCACGCGTCGTACGCGGACGCCGCGGCCGAGCAGGAGGTCGCCTACGCCACCCGCAACAGCGTCTACGGCGCGTCGAAGGAGATCGACCGCGGCCGGGCGCTCAAGGAGATCTTCCCGGGGTTCCGTGCCGCGCTGGCTGCGGGTGAGATCACCGAGCGCCACTGCACGGTCCTCGTGGACCAGACCCGGTACATCACCGACACCGACGTGCTGGCCAGGATCGAGGCCGCGGCGCTGGAGAAGGCCCGCACCCTGACCGCGTCGGAGCTGCGCAAGCACCTCGACAAGCTCATCGCGCGCCACGACCCCGACGCCACGGTCCGCGCCAACAAGGCCGCGGCGACGCGGGACGTGTACCGGCAGCCGATCGGCGACGGGATGGCCTTCCTCGGCGTCACCCACCAGGCTCCCGTGATCGACGCGGTGTTCGACGCGATCGAGGCGGCCGGCAAGTCGCTGCGCGCCCAGCGTGGCGGGGCCGAGGCGCTGCGGGCGGGGAACGAGGACGCCGCATCGGGCGCCTGCCGCGCGGACGCCCTGGCCGCGCTGGTCCTCGGCGACCGCGGCGAGGACGGGTCGTTGGTCTACGACGCGTCCCGGACGCAGACCGAGCTGCACGTCGTCATGGACCTCGACACCCTCCGCGGAGAGCGCGACGGCCTCGCACTGCTGAACGGCACGCCGATCCCGGCGCCGATCGCGCGGGAGGTCGCCGCGGTCGCCGACTGGTGGCGCCGTCTGGTCGTGGATCCGGTGGACGGGCACCTGCTGGACTACGGCACCCGCCAGTACCTGCCCGCCGCCCTACGCGAGCACGTGCTGCACCGCGACCCCGTGTGTCGCCGCCCCGGCTGCACCCGCCGCGCCCAGGAGATGGACCACGCCCTCCCGTTCCCCGCAGGATCCAGCGACACCGCGAACTGCGGCGGCCTGTGCTCGCGCTGCCACCAGGTCAAGACCGCCGGGCACGCCACCATCGAGGACAGCGCCCCCGACGGATCCGGAACGTGGGTCACCCGATGGCGGCAGCGCATCCGCATCCCGGCCCAGTCGGTGCTCGAACCACGACGAACCGCGTCGCCCGCCCGGCCACCCGCACCGCCCGACGCCGCAGCGCCACGCCCGATCCTCCGGGCACGCGCTGACGACGATCGTGACTCGAGCGCCGACGACGCGGATCCGCCGGAGCGGCCGCCGTTCTGATCCGACGTCGATCGCTGAGCCGCTGTGCTGCCTGCGCCGCCGTGTTTCCGACGTGCCCGCGTGAGGAGTGCTGGTCGACGCAGGACGACCCCGACGCCGCCGCACCCTGACGCGACCGCCGGATGCGTCTGCTCGATCCGCTGTCGCTGCGTGTGCATCCCCGTGCACGGGCGGAGACCCGGTCGGTGCGGGGACCCGGTCGGTGCGGGGGCGTCGGTGGGGGGGCGTCGGTGGGGGCCGACCGACGCAGTCAGCCGCCGCTCCAGCCTGCCGACAGGATCCCGGCGAGGACCAGCCCGCCCACGACGACGAGGCCCTCGATCGCCGCGACCCCGGCTGCCACCACGGACACCCTGCGGCCGGTGCTGCCGCGCGTCGACGTCGCGAAGGCACCCACGAGGCACGCCAGGCCCACGAGCAGGAGCACCAGGTCCAGGGCGTGCCAGCCGAAGAGAACCGGGAGCCAGAACCACACGAGCACCGAGATCAGCGCAGCCCAGGCCAGCACATGGGTCCTCAGCCGGGTCATGGGCCTCTCGTCGGCCAACGGCGCGCCATGGCGACCGGGTGCCGCCGGCGTTGATGCGTCCGAGCGTCGCGCGCGGTCGTCGGCCGGCATCGATCCTCCGCTCTCGGGCGAGACGCCGATGGTCACGCCACCCGGCCGGCGGGTGGCCGGCGGTGGACCAGCATCGCGGCAGAGAGCCGGCACGTCGACCGGTCCGGCACCCGGACAGGCGAATCGGCGGCCCGTCGCTCGCGTCCAGCCACCGGCGCGAGCGGGTGGTGCGCCCTGGTGCCGGATCGGCCGGGCCCGGCTACGGTCGAGCGCGTGGACGAGGGCCGCCTCGAGCTCGACGACGACGGCCGGGTGGTGGAGCCACCCGGCACCTCGGCGTCCCCGGGCTCGGCGTCCCCGAGGGCGACGCCCCCGGGACCGCGACCCCTCGACCCGGTGGGTGCGACGCCGACGGCCACGGCGGTCGTCCCGGTGGACCTCGACGACGCCGACGCGACCGAGCAGCTCGACACCACCCCGCTCGACGGCTGGGTGCGCCGCTCGGCCGCGCCCTGGGTCGGCCGGCACCGCCGGCTCGTCTCCGCCGTGGCCGCCGTCGCGGTCGCCGCGGGGCTGGCCGGAGGGTGGGCCGCGTCGCGCCCGAGCCCGCCGCCCCCTGCGCCGCTGCTCGCCCTGGCCGACGCCCCCGTCGTCGGCGCGGACCTCGGCGGCCCCAGCATCGACGCCGACGGACGCCTGTCGGTGGCCTACTGGGCCACTCCCGGCCCGGACGCCGGCGGCCTGCTCGTCTACGGCATCGAGGGGCCCGGGCTGCGCGACGGCGTGCTGCGCTCGGCCACGGCCCCGCTGACTCCGGGCCGGCCGCAGTTCCTCCAGCTCGACGCCGCGACCGACTGCGACGACCCCGCGCTCGCGACCGCGACCCCCGCCTCCTACGCGCTCGTGCTGCACCGCCCGCCCTCGGCCGCCACGGCGGGATCCACCCAGTCGTTCCCCTTCGACGCCGGCACGACCGACCTGCGCAGCGCCGTCCGCGACCACTGCCTGGTCACCTCGCTGCCGCGGTCGCTCTCGGTGCAGACCGTCGCGCTCACCGGCCACCCCGGGTCCTCGGTCGTCGACGTCTCGCTGCTGGTGCGCAACGACTCCGGCGTCCCGGCCACCGTCGCTACCGAGCGCACCCCGTCCAGCGGCGTCGAGGTGGACCTCTCGCCCACGGTGCTCGTCGCCCAGCACGGCGTGGCCGACCTGCGCACCCGCGTGCTGGTGCACGACTGCGCCTCCCCCGCGGTGCTGCCCGCGCTCGGCAGCCTGCCCAACCCGGTGACCCCCACGCGGTACGCCGACGCCGCCGCGCCCGCCGGGCTCACGCTGCGGATCGGCATCGGCGACCGCACCGCGCTCACGTCGCTGGCGCTCCCCGAGGCGGCTCGCGACCTGGCCGCCCGGCTGCGCGATGCCGGCTGCCAGCGGCCGGCCCGGATCGCCGCCACCGTCACCGACGTGCGCGCCCGGGCCGCCGGCGGCGGGTGGGACCTCACCGCCACGCTGCGCGTGCGCACCACGGGGATCGGCGTCACCGTGGGCCGCGAGCACTTCACCGGCCCGCCCGACGGCCAGGGCTCGGTGCTCACGACCCCGGCGGTCGCCGACCAGGACGCCTCGTGGCGCCTCGAGCCGACCCGGCTCGACTACGGCGCCGGCCACGTCGGGCTGCACTGGTCCGGCGCGAGCTGCGACACCGTCACCCAGGACGCACCGGCCACCGTCGCGGTGCGGGTGTCCATGGCCGACGGGTCCGCCGTCCCCTACGAGGTGCCCGTCGACGGGCCCGCGCTCGTGTCCGCCGTCCAGGCGGCCTGCCGCGCCGGCTGACGCGCCGCCGGAGCGCCCGGCACGACCACCGCCGGGCTCGACGTAGTGTCCGGGCATGACGATCGACCACGGGGGAGGCGACGGCCGCCTCGAGCTCGACGACCTCGGCGGCATCATCGCCGGCGCGTCGACGCTCGACGGCGAGACGCCCGCCGACGTCGTGGGCGACGACGAGCGGGCCACGCTGCGCGAGCGCCTCGAGGCGCTGGGGATCCTGCCCTGGCTGCGCCGCCACCGCGTCCCGCTCGCGGCGCTGGCCGTCGTCGTGGTGCTGGCCGCGGGATCCGCCTGGGTCGCGACGTCGCGGCAGCCGGCCCCGGACGACGGCACCGTCGAGCTGCACGTGGCCGACGCCCCCGGCGCCGCGGCCGCAGGGACGGCGACGGAGGACGAGCACGGCGTCCTGTCGTTCCCCTACTCGGTCTTCGCGCCGCGCCCCGGCGACACCGTGCGCGTGCTGGGCGTCACCGGCCCCGGCGTCGGCGCGACGACCGCCGCCCCCGAGGGCACGCCGGTGCCGGGCCAGGCCGAGATCGACACCGTGGGCGTCGTCCCGTACTGCGACGACCCGGCCCTGCGCACCGCGACGTACGCCGACTACGCCCTGCACGTGGTGCGCACCGACGGTCTCGGGCGCAGCGTCGACACGACCGTGCCGTTGCCCGTGGCGACCGCCGCCGACTGGGCCGGCACGATCTTCCAGCACTGCCTCCAGCGCTGGTTCGACGAGCGCATCGTCACGACGTCGGTGCGCGTGAGCACCCCGAGCCGGTTCTCGCTGCAGCTCGACATCGACGTGCGCAACGGCCTCGACACCCCGGTGGCGCTCGACGTGTACGCCGGTGGCTCGACCCTGCTGGCCGACCAGACCCAGGTGCTGCTCGACCCCCGCGCGGTCACCCTGGTGCCCCTGCGCCTGACGATGGTCGACTGCTCGCGGCCCGAGTTCTACGACGGGTACTGGTACGGCGACGCCTACGGGCGCGGCCTCCAGATGTACGGCGGCCTGCTCGACCGTCCGGGCGTGGGCGGCGGCCAGGTGTCGCTCACGTGGAGCGCCGCCACGCAGCGCCGCATCGACGCCGCAGTCGCCCGCATGTGCGCGGGCGCACCGCACGCCGAGCTCCAGGTGATCTCGGCGCACCCGGCGCCCGCCTCGCCGCTGCTGCACGACGGCCCGGCGCTCGGGGTGCCCGACTACACGGTGCTGCGCAGCGAGCTCCGCATCCGCACCGACGCGGACCACGTCACCATCACCGACCCCACCCCGCGCGACCAGCTGCTCACCGGCGCCGTCGCCACCGTGGGCACCGCGCACGCCGTGGTGCACGACGGCACGGCGTCCGTCCCCGTCGACTGGCTCACGTCGTGCGAGCTGCAGACCAACCCGCCCACGCTGCAGCTGCTCCTCACGCGTGGGGGTCGCACCTTCCCGGTGCGCGCGCAGCTCGGCGACCGCGTGATGACGAACGCCTACCACCGCATGTGCCCTCAGCTCGGCCCCGGCCTGCTCGCGTCGCTCGGCTGGGACTCCGGCGCCGCCCCCGACGACGGATCCGGCAGCTCGCTCGTCGTGGGCGGGAGCCCCACCGTCGTCACCATCGGCTGACGCCGCGCGCGGCGTCGCATGGGGTCCGCGTACGGCATCCGTACGGATCCCTCGATCGCCCGGATGTCAAGGGGCGCCAGGGGTTCCGCCCTCGGCTCGGGAGGAGTACACAGGGAGTCGAGCTCCCCTGAACGGGAGATGGCACTCATCGAGGAGAGGGCACACAAGGACAGAGCACGGCACACTCCGAGCACCCACGCGGCGGTCACCCACGTAACGGGAGTCACGTGTCGGGACAGCGGCAGCGCACCCGGCCGGACGAATTCGCCAGCGCCCTGATAACCCGGAATGCCGTGCCCGCGACGACGCCCCAGCGCGCGGGGCGTCGTTCGCTGTCCAGGCCCGGTGCCGACGTCAGGCCGGCAGGTCGCGCAGGATCCGGTACGACTCCTCGGCACCCACGCGCACGCAGTCCGCGTGCAGCACGAGCCACCGCGCCAGGCCCTCGGGGTCGCCGCCCGCGTACGCCGTCAGCGCGGAGGTGTACGCCGGACGCCCGGCGGCGAACAGGCCCGCCTCCGGCACCGTCAGCCCGTCCGGGTCGACACCGCGCGCGGCCAGCACCAGGCGGGACAGGCTGCGCGCGACCAGGCCGGAACCCCACGCGAACGGGCGGACCACAGCGACCTCGGCGTGGACGACCGCGGCGAGCACCATCGCGGGCGCCGACGTCGGGGCGGCGAGCAGCCGCCCCAGCGCCGTCATCCGGGCCGACGCCTCCGCCGGCGACGGCGCGGGCCCCAGGCGCAACGGGTCGTCGACGTCGCTGCCGCCGCGCGGCCGGCCCCGCTCGGCATCCGGGACGAAGCCCGCGGACACCACCGCGTGCAGGTGCGAGAGCACCTGGAGGGGGGCGCGGCCGAGGAGGTCGGCCTGCGAGGGCACCTCGGCCTGCAGCGCGAGGGACGCCGCGACGACGCGCCCGATGGGCGAGCCGTCGAGGGCGTCGCCGGAGACGAGCGCGTCCGGGCGCACCTCCGCGCCGTCGAGGGCCGCGCTCGCCCAGGCGCCGCGCAGCCGCGACCCGGCGGCCACCTCGGCCGCGCGCGCCCGCACCGCGCGGTCCCACAGCACCGCGTCCACCCGGTCGCGCGCCGCCGCGAGCGCCGCCTCGACCCCCGGGAGCGCGGCGAGGTCGGCGAGCGGGTCGGTGGCCACGCGGCCACGCTACGAGCCGGGACGCCGGCCCGGCACGCCGGTGCCCCTGCGGGTCACGGCCTGGACCCGGTGCACCGGCCCGGCCCTCGCCGGCCCCGCCGCCGGACTACGGTCGCCCCCATGACGCCGGAGGTCGTGGTCGCGCCGTGACCGCGCTCGTCGGCGTCGTGGTGGCGCTGCTCGCGGTCGTGGCGGCCTACGTGATCGTGCGGCTCGTCCGACGCCGCGACCTCGGGAGCCAGGCGGACCGCGCCACCTTCGCCACGCTGCACCGCGCCTCGCTGGCCGCGCCCAGCCTGCGCCTCGGGCTCACCTCCGCCGCGGCCGGCGGGGCCGTGCGCCACCTGCACACGCTGCTCGGCTCGGCCGGCATCGCCCTCACCGACACCGATCGCGTCCTGGCCACCGACGGCACCACGGCGCACGTGCTCGACATGGCCGACGTCGCCGGCGTGCTCGAGAGCGGTCGGGCGTCCGTGGTGCGCACCGAGCGCGGCGCCCGGCTCGTCGTGGCGCCGCTGCTCGTCGACGGCCGCGTGGTCGGCACCCTCGTGGCCCTCGCCGACGACGTCACCGCGTCGCTCGTGCGCGCCACCGGCGAGGTCGCGCGGTGGGTCTCGTCGCAGCTCGAGCTCGCCGAGCTCGACGCCTCGCGCACGCGAGCGGCCGAGGCCGAGGTGCGCGCGCTGCGCGCCCAGATCTCCCCGCACTTCATCTACAACGCCCTCACCGCGATCGCGTCGTACGTGCGCACGGACCCCGAGCACGCCCGCGAGCTGCTGCTCGAGTTCGCGGACTTCACCCGCTACTCCTTCCGACGCCACGGCGCGTACACCACGCTGGCGGAGGAGCTGCGCTCGATCGACCGCTACCTCACCCTCGAGCGCGCGAGGTTCGGCGACCGCATGGAGGTGACGGTGCGCGTGGCACCCGAGGTGCTGCCGGTGACCGTCCCCTACCTGTGCCTCCAGCCCCTGGTGGAGAACGCCGTGCGGCACGGGCTCGAGGGCAAGCCCGGGCCGGGGCGCATCACGATCCTCGCGGAGGACGCCGGCTCGTTCTGCACGATCTCGGTCGAGGACGACGGCGTCGGCGCCGACCCGGAGCAGGTGCGGCTCGCGATGTCCGGCGAGGGGGACGCGGACTCGGTGGGGGTGGGCAACGTCGACGAGCGGCTGCGCAGCGTGTTCGGCGACGAGTACGGCCTCGTCGTCGAGACAGGGCCGGGCCTGGGGACCAAGGTGTCCATGCGCATCCCCAAGTTCTCCCCGGGAGTCCACGCATGAGCGGAGCGGACGGAGCGGCGCGCCTGCGCGTGCTCGCGGTCGACGACGAGGCGCCGGCGCTGGCCGAGCTGGCGTATCTACTCGGACGCGACGCGCGGATCGAGTCGGTGCTCACGGCGTCCGACGGCGCGGACGCGCTGCGGGTGCTCGAGTCCACGACCGTCGACGCGCTGTTCGTCGACATCCGCATGCCGGGGCTCGACGGGCTGGACCTGGCACGGGTGCTGCGCCGCTTCTCCGAGCCGCCCGCCGTCGTGTTCGTCTCGGCGTACGACGCGCACGCCCTCGAAGCGTTCGACCTGCGCGCCGTCGACTACGTCATGAAGCCGGTGCGCGAGACACGGCTCGCGGCCGCGGTCGGACGGGTGCTGGAGTCGAAGCTCCTCGCGGAGGCGGCGGCCGCCGCGCCGCCGGCGCCGCCCGAGCCCGAGGCCGACGACGAGACCATCGCCGTGGAGCTCGCCGGCGTCACGCGGTTCGTCAAGCGCTCCGACGTCCGCTACGTCGAGGCGCACGGCGACTACGCCCGGCTGGTGACGGCCGAGGGCCGGCACCTCGTGCGGGTCTCGCTCGCGCACCTCGAGGAGGAGTGGGCGCCCGTGGGGTTCGTCCGCATCCACCGCCGCTGGCTGGTGTCGCTGGACGCCATCGACGAGGTGCGCTCCGACGGCGGACGGATGAGCCTGCGCGTGGGCGACGCCGTCCTGGCCGTCTCGCGCCGCCACACCCGCGAGCTGCGCGACCGCCTGGTGCGCGCCGCCCGGCCCGGGCGGTGACGCCGTGAGCACCCCGGACCGGCCGCCCCGCAGGGTCGTCGTCACCCACCCCCGCACCGCCGCCGCCCGCGGGGCGCCCCGTCGCGGGGTGCGCCGCGACGTCACCGAGCAGACCGAGCTCGGCGTCACGATGATCCGCTCGCTGCGCCGGGCCCAGCTGCGGCTCGCGCTCATCGTCGGGCTCGGCGCCGCCGTGGTGCTCGGCGCGATCCCCTTGGTGTTCCTGGCCTTCCCGGCCGTGCGCGAGGCCCGCGTGGGGGGCCTCGCGCTGGGCTGGATCCTGCTCGGGGTGCTCGTGTTCCCC
The Frankiales bacterium DNA segment above includes these coding regions:
- a CDS encoding response regulator — encoded protein: MSGADGAARLRVLAVDDEAPALAELAYLLGRDARIESVLTASDGADALRVLESTTVDALFVDIRMPGLDGLDLARVLRRFSEPPAVVFVSAYDAHALEAFDLRAVDYVMKPVRETRLAAAVGRVLESKLLAEAAAAAPPAPPEPEADDETIAVELAGVTRFVKRSDVRYVEAHGDYARLVTAEGRHLVRVSLAHLEEEWAPVGFVRIHRRWLVSLDAIDEVRSDGGRMSLRVGDAVLAVSRRHTRELRDRLVRAARPGR
- a CDS encoding sensor histidine kinase yields the protein MTALVGVVVALLAVVAAYVIVRLVRRRDLGSQADRATFATLHRASLAAPSLRLGLTSAAAGGAVRHLHTLLGSAGIALTDTDRVLATDGTTAHVLDMADVAGVLESGRASVVRTERGARLVVAPLLVDGRVVGTLVALADDVTASLVRATGEVARWVSSQLELAELDASRTRAAEAEVRALRAQISPHFIYNALTAIASYVRTDPEHARELLLEFADFTRYSFRRHGAYTTLAEELRSIDRYLTLERARFGDRMEVTVRVAPEVLPVTVPYLCLQPLVENAVRHGLEGKPGPGRITILAEDAGSFCTISVEDDGVGADPEQVRLAMSGEGDADSVGVGNVDERLRSVFGDEYGLVVETGPGLGTKVSMRIPKFSPGVHA
- a CDS encoding oxidoreductase; this encodes MATDPLADLAALPGVEAALAAARDRVDAVLWDRAVRARAAEVAAGSRLRGAWASAALDGAEVRPDALVSGDALDGSPIGRVVAASLALQAEVPSQADLLGRAPLQVLSHLHAVVSAGFVPDAERGRPRGGSDVDDPLRLGPAPSPAEASARMTALGRLLAAPTSAPAMVLAAVVHAEVAVVRPFAWGSGLVARSLSRLVLAARGVDPDGLTVPEAGLFAAGRPAYTSALTAYAGGDPEGLARWLVLHADCVRVGAEESYRILRDLPA
- a CDS encoding DUF222 domain-containing protein, translating into AITEPAELIDYLSVVGRLEARLASMRLAAEAAFAAKACPDSTSTHASYADAAAEQEVAYATRNSVYGASKEIDRGRALKEIFPGFRAALAAGEITERHCTVLVDQTRYITDTDVLARIEAAALEKARTLTASELRKHLDKLIARHDPDATVRANKAAATRDVYRQPIGDGMAFLGVTHQAPVIDAVFDAIEAAGKSLRAQRGGAEALRAGNEDAASGACRADALAALVLGDRGEDGSLVYDASRTQTELHVVMDLDTLRGERDGLALLNGTPIPAPIAREVAAVADWWRRLVVDPVDGHLLDYGTRQYLPAALREHVLHRDPVCRRPGCTRRAQEMDHALPFPAGSSDTANCGGLCSRCHQVKTAGHATIEDSAPDGSGTWVTRWRQRIRIPAQSVLEPRRTASPARPPAPPDAAAPRPILRARADDDRDSSADDADPPERPPF